One window of the Sparus aurata unplaced genomic scaffold, fSpaAur1.1, whole genome shotgun sequence genome contains the following:
- the LOC115578212 gene encoding extracellular calcium-sensing receptor-like, which produces MNRRKFMWGFLHIKLLLLMYFILLCSYFASVVSSPLYSSSCRLQGQFHLNEMHKDGDVVLGGIFRIHFFSVFPDLSFTSDPQQPTCHGFDVVGFRRVQTMAFAVDEINKNTNLLPNVTLGYSHYDDCVKLGIAFRAGLSSISGQEEKFILDETCAGTPPVIGIVGDAFSTHSIAISSVLGLYRVPMVSHAATCSCLSDRQKFPSFFRTIPSDDFQVQAMIQILKRFGWTWAGLLVSDDDYGLHAARSFHSDLAHFGGGCLAYLEVLPWGSDPGELRRIVDLMKKSTARVVIVFAHESYMMNLMKEVVRQNVTGLQWIASEAWTAATVLQTPDLMPYLAGTLGIAIRRGEIPGLREFLLKIRPDLHHNNSYGNNIVSQFWEFTFQCRFTPPLAGWVETGGALCTGQENLEDVGTELLDISNLRLEYNVYKAVYALAYALDDMLQCEPGRGPFSGHSCGSLKELEPWQLVYYLEKVNFTTTFGDQVSFDKNGDALPIYDIMNWLWLPDGKAKVQNVGEFKRSASKDEELTIDEDKISWNFESKKPPRSVCSESCPPGTRMAKKKGEPVCCFDCIPCSEGEISNKTDARECNSCAEHSWSSPQRDHCVPKKTEFLSYHEPLGIGLTAASLLGTCMCAVVLVIFVYHHSTPIVRANNSELSFQLLLSLKLCFLCSLLFIGRPRLWTCQLRHAAFGISFVLCISCILVKTMVVLAVFKASKPGGGASLKWFGVLQQRGTVIVLTSIQAAICTAWIVSASPTPHKNTQYIKDKIVYECAVGSTVGFAVLLGYIGSLASLSFLIAFISRNLPDSFNEAKLITFSMLIFCAVWVAFVPAYISSPGKYADAVEVFAILASSFGLLMALFGPKCYIILLRPERNTKKAIMGREIKT; this is translated from the exons ATGAACAGGAGGAAATTCATGTGGGGATTTTTACATATCAAATTGCTTCTACTCATGTATTTCATCTTGTTGTgttcctactttgcctctgtTGTGTCCTCCCCTCTTTATTCATCCTCATGCCGGTTACAGGGGCAGTTTCATTTAAATGAGATGCACAAAGATGGAGATGTGGTTCTAGGTGGGATATTTCGGATccacttcttctctgtctttcctGACCTATCTTTTACCTCAGACCCACAACAGCCTACCTGCCATGG TTTTGATGTTGTAGGATTTAGGAGGGTCCAGACCATGGCCTTTGCAGTTGATGAGATCAACAAAAACACCAACTTGCTCCCTAATGTGACTCTGGGATACAGTCATTACGATGACTGTGTCAAACTGGGGATTGCATTTCGTGCAGGATTATCCTCAATCAGTGGTCAAGAAGAAAAGTTTATATTAGATGAGACCTGTGCAGGAACCCCTCCAGTCATAGGGATTGTTGGTGATGCTTTTTCTACACATTCTATTGCCATCTCCTCTGTCTTAGGTTTGTACAGAGTACCTATG GTGAGTCACGCTGCCACATGTTCCTGTCTGAGTGACCGACAGAAGTTTCCATCCTTCTTTAGGACAATCCCAAGTGATGATTTCCAG GTACAGGCTATGATTCAGATCCTGAAGCGTTTTGGTTGGACTTGGGCAGGTCTGCTGGTCAGTGATGATGACTATGGACTCCACGCTGCTCGATCCTTCCATTCTGACCTAGCACACTTTGGTGGAGGTTGTCTTGCCTACTTAGAGGTGTTGCCTTGGGGCAGTGACCCAGGTGAACTAAGGAGGATCGTTGATTTgatgaagaaatccacagctcGTGTGGTCATTGTGTTTGCACATGAGAGTTACATGATGAACCTCATGAAAGAG GTGGTGAGGCAGAATGTGACAGGCCTGCAGTGGATTGCCAGTGAAGCCTGGACAGCTGCTACTGTCCTCCAGACCCCTGACCTCATGCCGTACCTGGCTGGCACACTAGGCATTGCCATCCGTCGAGGAGAAATACCAGGCTTAAGGGAATTCCTCCTGAAAATACGTCCTGACCTACACCATAACAACAGCTATGGAAATAACATA GTAAGCCAATTTTGGGAATTCACATTTCAATGTAGATTCACACCACCTCTGGCAGGTTGGGTAGAGACTGGGGGAGCATTATGCACTGGACAGGAAAATCTAGAGGATGTGGGAACTGAGTTGTTGGACATTTCCAATCTCAGGCTAGAGTATAATGTGTACAAGGCTGTGTATGCTCTGGCCTACGCCCTTGATGATATGCTGCAGTGTGAGCCAGGGAGAGGGCCTTTCAGTGGGCACAGCTGTGGCAGTTTGAAAGAACTGGAGCCATGGCAG CTAGTGTATTACTTGGAAAAGGTCAACTTCACAACAACATTTGGTGATCAAGTGTCATTTGATAAGAATGGTGATGCCTTACCAATCTACGATATCATGAACTGGCTGTGGCTCCCTGATGGAAAAGCTAAAGTTCAGAATGTTGGTGAGTTCAAGAGGTCGGCCTCCAAAGATGAAGAACTCACAattgatgaagacaaaatctCCTGGAATTTTGAATCAAAAAAG CCACCCCGCTCAGTGTGCAGCGAGAGCTGTCCTCCAGGTACCCGCATGGCCAAAAAGAAAGGGGAACCAGTGTGCTGTTTTGACTGCATTCCTTGTTCTGAGGGCGAGATCAGCAATAAaactg ATGCCAGGGAATGCAACAGTTGTGCTGAGCATTCTTGGTCCAGTCCCCAGCGTGACCACTGTGTTCCTAAGAAAACAGAGTTTCTCTCCTACCATGAGCCTCTGGGTATTGGCTTGACAGCTGCCTCATTGCTGGGCACATGCATGTGTGCTGTTGTCCTGGTCATCTTTGTTTATCATCACAGCACACCCATAGTACGTGCCAACAATTCAGAGCTGAGTTTCCAGCTACTACTGTCTCTGAagttatgtttcctgtgttcacTGCTCTTTATCGGTCGTCCCAGACTGTGGACATGCCAGCTGAGACATGCAGCATTTGGGATCAGCTTTGTGCTTTGTATCTCATGTATTCTGGTAAAAACCATGGTGGTTCTGGCTGTGTTCAAGGCCTCCAAGCCAGGAGGGGGAGCCAGCCTTAAGTGGTTTGGTGTTTTGCAGCAGCGAGGAACAGTTATTGTTCTCACTTCTATTCAGGCAGCGATCTGCACTGCCTGGATTGTATCTGCCTCCCCAACTCCTCATAAAAACACCCAATACATCAAAGACAAGATAGTTTATGAGTGTGCAGTTGGGTCCACAGTTGGTTTTGCTGTGTTACTGGGCTATATTGGCTCATTGGCTTCCCTCAGTTTTCTGATTGCATTTATATCAAGGAATCTTCCAGATAGTTTCAATGAGGCCAAACTAA